One Panicum virgatum strain AP13 chromosome 9K, P.virgatum_v5, whole genome shotgun sequence genomic region harbors:
- the LOC120646690 gene encoding cell cycle checkpoint protein RAD17-like isoform X1: MGKRPPVVVLSSSSGEDDGGGRRGPSARRSRTPASAPARAQSQAASGSRKKPRRESSAGRGRRRCSEPAASDSLKAEFDMLSEDFSECFDDLVMSGSKRKAKELWVDKYAPRSLAELAVHKKKVEDVKKWLEEKLMAPKRIRDTNSAKANLQQTVGGWTLVLTGQTGVGKSATVKAIAADLGAELCEWTTPVPTLWAEHLHANSGLRYISKLEEFENFVEKIRKYAMLCPMSITSKRKLIINLIDDIPVTSGHAAFARLGKCLTGLIQSTQVPTVISLTHYHNSESNDTATWNSEDLDSLLQGSGAHKIAFNPVTTNSIKKILIRICKEERYDAPEELLHQIATSSGGDIRHAIMSLQYYCLDPRRHSSALATSATCAGSKSRNSLVPRQESYGLSSVLPSPCGRDETLTLFHALGKFLHNKRETNCEVNIDLDPFPLQEKLRRNSLKMDVPEKILSQAHGKVRTVADFLHENVLDFIDDEAVDDAWVVLSYLSDADCLLTGSPFTSYNSENMAQLIAASVAARGVLFGNAHVAPSRWHTIRSPKLWQTEQSFRSNKNQILKERFDCSSSCGSCNFSDIVREFRPLERWIGPRSDGLPHGSSSLLVDKLDADGSQDEEDDDVIEEC, encoded by the exons atgGGGAAGCGGCCGCCGGTGGTCGTCCTCTCATCTTCCTCCGGCGAAGATGACGGCGGGGGGCGCCGCGGCCCTTCGGCGCGTAGGTCGAGGACGCctgcgtcggcgccggcgcgggcgcagtCTCAGGCAGCGAGCGGCTCCAGGAAAAAGCCGCGCCGCGAGAGCAGCGCGGggagaggccgccgccgctgctccgaaCCCGCGGCTTCGGACTCCTTGAAG GCTGAATTTGATATGCTCTCTGAGGATTTTTCAGAATGTTTTGATGACTTGGTCATGTCAG GATCCAAACGGAAAGCAAAAGAGCTTTGGGTTGACAAGTACGCGCCCCGCTCGTTAGCAGAGCTTGCTGTTCATAAAAAGAAG GTTGAAGATGTAAAGAAATGGTTGGAAGAAAAGCTGATGGCGCCAAAG AGGATTAGAGATACTAATAGTGCAAAGGCAAATTTGCAGCAAACAGTTGGAGGATGGACTCTTGTCCTAACTGGGCAAACTGGTGTTGGAAAATCA GCAACTGTGAAAGCGATTGCTGCTGACCTTGGAGCGGAATTATGTGAGTGGACAACTCCAGTACCAACGCTGTGGGCTGAACATCTTCATGCTAATTCAG GATTACGCTATATATCCAAGCTGGAAGAATTTGAAAACTTTGTGGAGAAAATAAGAAAATATGCAATGCTTTGTCCAATGAGCATCACTTCCAAAAGAAAGCTGATTATTAATCTGATTGATGACATCCCTGTAACAAGTGGACATGCTGCTTTTGCAAGACTAGGAAAATGCTTAACTGGTTTGATTCAAAGTACCCAAGTACCAACTGTCATTTCACTTACTCACTATCACAACAGTGAGAGTAATGATACTGCGACGTGGAACTCTGAGGACCTTGACTCCTTACTTCAAGGTTCTGGTGCTCATAAG ATTGCTTTCAATCCGGTAACCACAAATTCTATCAAGAAAATTCTTATTCGAATAtgcaaagaagaaagatatgATGCACCTGAAGAACTACTGCATCAAATAGCAACATCCAGTGGAGGTGACATCAGACATGCAATAATGTCTCTTCAATATTATTGCCTTGATCCTAGAAGGCATAGTTCTGCACTGGCAACAAGTGCTACTTGTGCTGGTTCAAAGAGTCGTAATTCTCTGGTTCCACGGCAGGAGAGCTATGGCCTCAGCAGTGTACTACCCTCTCCATGTGGAAGAGATGAGACTCTTACACTATTTCATGCCTTGGGGAAATTTTTGCACAATAAGAGGGAAACTAATTGTGAAGTTAATATTG ACCTGGATCCGTTCCCTCTTCAAGAAAAACTGAGAAGAAATTCACTCAAAATGGATGTTCCTGAAAAGATTCTTTCACAAGCACACGGAAAAGTACGGACAGTCGCAGATTTCTTACATGAAAATG TTCTTGATTTCATTGATGATGAAGCTGTAGATGATGCATGGGTTGTGTTATCATATTTGAGTGATGCAGACTGTCTTCTTACTGGTAGTCCATTCACATCATACAACTCAGAAAATATGGCACAACTCATTGCCGCATCTGTTGCAGCACGAGGGGTTCTTTTCGGAAATGCTCATGTGGCTCCCTCACG GTGGCATACTATCCGGAGCCCGAAGCTTTGGCAAACTGAGCAGTCATTTCGATCTAATAAG AACCAGATTTTAAAGGAAAGATTTGATTGTTCAAGTTCCTGTGGTTCCTGCAACTTCTCTGACATAGTCAGAGAATTCAGACCGTTGGAGAGATGGATTGGTCCTCGCAGCGATGGATTGCCTCATGGCAGTAGCTCGCTCTTGGTTGATAAACTCGATGCTGATGGAAGTcaggatgaagaagatgacgacgTGATAGAAGAATGCTAA
- the LOC120646690 gene encoding cell cycle checkpoint protein RAD17-like isoform X3, whose translation MGKRPPVVVLSSSSGEDDGGGRRGPSARRSRTPASAPARAQSQAASGSRKKPRRESSAGRGRRRCSEPAASDSLKAEFDMLSEDFSECFDDLVMSGSKRKAKELWVDKYAPRSLAELAVHKKKVEDVKKWLEEKLMAPKRIRDTNSAKANLQQTVGGWTLVLTGQTGVGKSATVKAIAADLGAELCEWTTPVPTLWAEHLHANSGKCLTGLIQSTQVPTVISLTHYHNSESNDTATWNSEDLDSLLQGSGAHKIAFNPVTTNSIKKILIRICKEERYDAPEELLHQIATSSGGDIRHAIMSLQYYCLDPRRHSSALATSATCAGSKSRNSLVPRQESYGLSSVLPSPCGRDETLTLFHALGKFLHNKRETNCEVNIDLDPFPLQEKLRRNSLKMDVPEKILSQAHGKVRTVADFLHENVLDFIDDEAVDDAWVVLSYLSDADCLLTGSPFTSYNSENMAQLIAASVAARGVLFGNAHVAPSRWHTIRSPKLWQTEQSFRSNKNQILKERFDCSSSCGSCNFSDIVREFRPLERWIGPRSDGLPHGSSSLLVDKLDADGSQDEEDDDVIEEC comes from the exons atgGGGAAGCGGCCGCCGGTGGTCGTCCTCTCATCTTCCTCCGGCGAAGATGACGGCGGGGGGCGCCGCGGCCCTTCGGCGCGTAGGTCGAGGACGCctgcgtcggcgccggcgcgggcgcagtCTCAGGCAGCGAGCGGCTCCAGGAAAAAGCCGCGCCGCGAGAGCAGCGCGGggagaggccgccgccgctgctccgaaCCCGCGGCTTCGGACTCCTTGAAG GCTGAATTTGATATGCTCTCTGAGGATTTTTCAGAATGTTTTGATGACTTGGTCATGTCAG GATCCAAACGGAAAGCAAAAGAGCTTTGGGTTGACAAGTACGCGCCCCGCTCGTTAGCAGAGCTTGCTGTTCATAAAAAGAAG GTTGAAGATGTAAAGAAATGGTTGGAAGAAAAGCTGATGGCGCCAAAG AGGATTAGAGATACTAATAGTGCAAAGGCAAATTTGCAGCAAACAGTTGGAGGATGGACTCTTGTCCTAACTGGGCAAACTGGTGTTGGAAAATCA GCAACTGTGAAAGCGATTGCTGCTGACCTTGGAGCGGAATTATGTGAGTGGACAACTCCAGTACCAACGCTGTGGGCTGAACATCTTCATGCTAATTCAG GAAAATGCTTAACTGGTTTGATTCAAAGTACCCAAGTACCAACTGTCATTTCACTTACTCACTATCACAACAGTGAGAGTAATGATACTGCGACGTGGAACTCTGAGGACCTTGACTCCTTACTTCAAGGTTCTGGTGCTCATAAG ATTGCTTTCAATCCGGTAACCACAAATTCTATCAAGAAAATTCTTATTCGAATAtgcaaagaagaaagatatgATGCACCTGAAGAACTACTGCATCAAATAGCAACATCCAGTGGAGGTGACATCAGACATGCAATAATGTCTCTTCAATATTATTGCCTTGATCCTAGAAGGCATAGTTCTGCACTGGCAACAAGTGCTACTTGTGCTGGTTCAAAGAGTCGTAATTCTCTGGTTCCACGGCAGGAGAGCTATGGCCTCAGCAGTGTACTACCCTCTCCATGTGGAAGAGATGAGACTCTTACACTATTTCATGCCTTGGGGAAATTTTTGCACAATAAGAGGGAAACTAATTGTGAAGTTAATATTG ACCTGGATCCGTTCCCTCTTCAAGAAAAACTGAGAAGAAATTCACTCAAAATGGATGTTCCTGAAAAGATTCTTTCACAAGCACACGGAAAAGTACGGACAGTCGCAGATTTCTTACATGAAAATG TTCTTGATTTCATTGATGATGAAGCTGTAGATGATGCATGGGTTGTGTTATCATATTTGAGTGATGCAGACTGTCTTCTTACTGGTAGTCCATTCACATCATACAACTCAGAAAATATGGCACAACTCATTGCCGCATCTGTTGCAGCACGAGGGGTTCTTTTCGGAAATGCTCATGTGGCTCCCTCACG GTGGCATACTATCCGGAGCCCGAAGCTTTGGCAAACTGAGCAGTCATTTCGATCTAATAAG AACCAGATTTTAAAGGAAAGATTTGATTGTTCAAGTTCCTGTGGTTCCTGCAACTTCTCTGACATAGTCAGAGAATTCAGACCGTTGGAGAGATGGATTGGTCCTCGCAGCGATGGATTGCCTCATGGCAGTAGCTCGCTCTTGGTTGATAAACTCGATGCTGATGGAAGTcaggatgaagaagatgacgacgTGATAGAAGAATGCTAA
- the LOC120646690 gene encoding cell cycle checkpoint protein RAD17-like isoform X2, protein MGKRPPVVVLSSSSGEDDGGGRRGPSARRSRTPASAPARAQSQAASGSRKKPRRESSAGRGRRRCSEPAASDSLKAEFDMLSEDFSECFDDLVMSGSKRKAKELWVDKYAPRSLAELAVHKKKVEDVKKWLEEKLMAPKQTVGGWTLVLTGQTGVGKSATVKAIAADLGAELCEWTTPVPTLWAEHLHANSGLRYISKLEEFENFVEKIRKYAMLCPMSITSKRKLIINLIDDIPVTSGHAAFARLGKCLTGLIQSTQVPTVISLTHYHNSESNDTATWNSEDLDSLLQGSGAHKIAFNPVTTNSIKKILIRICKEERYDAPEELLHQIATSSGGDIRHAIMSLQYYCLDPRRHSSALATSATCAGSKSRNSLVPRQESYGLSSVLPSPCGRDETLTLFHALGKFLHNKRETNCEVNIDLDPFPLQEKLRRNSLKMDVPEKILSQAHGKVRTVADFLHENVLDFIDDEAVDDAWVVLSYLSDADCLLTGSPFTSYNSENMAQLIAASVAARGVLFGNAHVAPSRWHTIRSPKLWQTEQSFRSNKNQILKERFDCSSSCGSCNFSDIVREFRPLERWIGPRSDGLPHGSSSLLVDKLDADGSQDEEDDDVIEEC, encoded by the exons atgGGGAAGCGGCCGCCGGTGGTCGTCCTCTCATCTTCCTCCGGCGAAGATGACGGCGGGGGGCGCCGCGGCCCTTCGGCGCGTAGGTCGAGGACGCctgcgtcggcgccggcgcgggcgcagtCTCAGGCAGCGAGCGGCTCCAGGAAAAAGCCGCGCCGCGAGAGCAGCGCGGggagaggccgccgccgctgctccgaaCCCGCGGCTTCGGACTCCTTGAAG GCTGAATTTGATATGCTCTCTGAGGATTTTTCAGAATGTTTTGATGACTTGGTCATGTCAG GATCCAAACGGAAAGCAAAAGAGCTTTGGGTTGACAAGTACGCGCCCCGCTCGTTAGCAGAGCTTGCTGTTCATAAAAAGAAG GTTGAAGATGTAAAGAAATGGTTGGAAGAAAAGCTGATGGCGCCAAAG CAAACAGTTGGAGGATGGACTCTTGTCCTAACTGGGCAAACTGGTGTTGGAAAATCA GCAACTGTGAAAGCGATTGCTGCTGACCTTGGAGCGGAATTATGTGAGTGGACAACTCCAGTACCAACGCTGTGGGCTGAACATCTTCATGCTAATTCAG GATTACGCTATATATCCAAGCTGGAAGAATTTGAAAACTTTGTGGAGAAAATAAGAAAATATGCAATGCTTTGTCCAATGAGCATCACTTCCAAAAGAAAGCTGATTATTAATCTGATTGATGACATCCCTGTAACAAGTGGACATGCTGCTTTTGCAAGACTAGGAAAATGCTTAACTGGTTTGATTCAAAGTACCCAAGTACCAACTGTCATTTCACTTACTCACTATCACAACAGTGAGAGTAATGATACTGCGACGTGGAACTCTGAGGACCTTGACTCCTTACTTCAAGGTTCTGGTGCTCATAAG ATTGCTTTCAATCCGGTAACCACAAATTCTATCAAGAAAATTCTTATTCGAATAtgcaaagaagaaagatatgATGCACCTGAAGAACTACTGCATCAAATAGCAACATCCAGTGGAGGTGACATCAGACATGCAATAATGTCTCTTCAATATTATTGCCTTGATCCTAGAAGGCATAGTTCTGCACTGGCAACAAGTGCTACTTGTGCTGGTTCAAAGAGTCGTAATTCTCTGGTTCCACGGCAGGAGAGCTATGGCCTCAGCAGTGTACTACCCTCTCCATGTGGAAGAGATGAGACTCTTACACTATTTCATGCCTTGGGGAAATTTTTGCACAATAAGAGGGAAACTAATTGTGAAGTTAATATTG ACCTGGATCCGTTCCCTCTTCAAGAAAAACTGAGAAGAAATTCACTCAAAATGGATGTTCCTGAAAAGATTCTTTCACAAGCACACGGAAAAGTACGGACAGTCGCAGATTTCTTACATGAAAATG TTCTTGATTTCATTGATGATGAAGCTGTAGATGATGCATGGGTTGTGTTATCATATTTGAGTGATGCAGACTGTCTTCTTACTGGTAGTCCATTCACATCATACAACTCAGAAAATATGGCACAACTCATTGCCGCATCTGTTGCAGCACGAGGGGTTCTTTTCGGAAATGCTCATGTGGCTCCCTCACG GTGGCATACTATCCGGAGCCCGAAGCTTTGGCAAACTGAGCAGTCATTTCGATCTAATAAG AACCAGATTTTAAAGGAAAGATTTGATTGTTCAAGTTCCTGTGGTTCCTGCAACTTCTCTGACATAGTCAGAGAATTCAGACCGTTGGAGAGATGGATTGGTCCTCGCAGCGATGGATTGCCTCATGGCAGTAGCTCGCTCTTGGTTGATAAACTCGATGCTGATGGAAGTcaggatgaagaagatgacgacgTGATAGAAGAATGCTAA
- the LOC120646690 gene encoding cell cycle checkpoint protein RAD17-like isoform X4: MTWSCQAGSKRKAKELWVDKYAPRSLAELAVHKKKVEDVKKWLEEKLMAPKRIRDTNSAKANLQQTVGGWTLVLTGQTGVGKSATVKAIAADLGAELCEWTTPVPTLWAEHLHANSGLRYISKLEEFENFVEKIRKYAMLCPMSITSKRKLIINLIDDIPVTSGHAAFARLGKCLTGLIQSTQVPTVISLTHYHNSESNDTATWNSEDLDSLLQGSGAHKIAFNPVTTNSIKKILIRICKEERYDAPEELLHQIATSSGGDIRHAIMSLQYYCLDPRRHSSALATSATCAGSKSRNSLVPRQESYGLSSVLPSPCGRDETLTLFHALGKFLHNKRETNCEVNIDLDPFPLQEKLRRNSLKMDVPEKILSQAHGKVRTVADFLHENVLDFIDDEAVDDAWVVLSYLSDADCLLTGSPFTSYNSENMAQLIAASVAARGVLFGNAHVAPSRWHTIRSPKLWQTEQSFRSNKNQILKERFDCSSSCGSCNFSDIVREFRPLERWIGPRSDGLPHGSSSLLVDKLDADGSQDEEDDDVIEEC; this comes from the exons ATGACTTGGTCATGTCAG GCAGGATCCAAACGGAAAGCAAAAGAGCTTTGGGTTGACAAGTACGCGCCCCGCTCGTTAGCAGAGCTTGCTGTTCATAAAAAGAAG GTTGAAGATGTAAAGAAATGGTTGGAAGAAAAGCTGATGGCGCCAAAG AGGATTAGAGATACTAATAGTGCAAAGGCAAATTTGCAGCAAACAGTTGGAGGATGGACTCTTGTCCTAACTGGGCAAACTGGTGTTGGAAAATCA GCAACTGTGAAAGCGATTGCTGCTGACCTTGGAGCGGAATTATGTGAGTGGACAACTCCAGTACCAACGCTGTGGGCTGAACATCTTCATGCTAATTCAG GATTACGCTATATATCCAAGCTGGAAGAATTTGAAAACTTTGTGGAGAAAATAAGAAAATATGCAATGCTTTGTCCAATGAGCATCACTTCCAAAAGAAAGCTGATTATTAATCTGATTGATGACATCCCTGTAACAAGTGGACATGCTGCTTTTGCAAGACTAGGAAAATGCTTAACTGGTTTGATTCAAAGTACCCAAGTACCAACTGTCATTTCACTTACTCACTATCACAACAGTGAGAGTAATGATACTGCGACGTGGAACTCTGAGGACCTTGACTCCTTACTTCAAGGTTCTGGTGCTCATAAG ATTGCTTTCAATCCGGTAACCACAAATTCTATCAAGAAAATTCTTATTCGAATAtgcaaagaagaaagatatgATGCACCTGAAGAACTACTGCATCAAATAGCAACATCCAGTGGAGGTGACATCAGACATGCAATAATGTCTCTTCAATATTATTGCCTTGATCCTAGAAGGCATAGTTCTGCACTGGCAACAAGTGCTACTTGTGCTGGTTCAAAGAGTCGTAATTCTCTGGTTCCACGGCAGGAGAGCTATGGCCTCAGCAGTGTACTACCCTCTCCATGTGGAAGAGATGAGACTCTTACACTATTTCATGCCTTGGGGAAATTTTTGCACAATAAGAGGGAAACTAATTGTGAAGTTAATATTG ACCTGGATCCGTTCCCTCTTCAAGAAAAACTGAGAAGAAATTCACTCAAAATGGATGTTCCTGAAAAGATTCTTTCACAAGCACACGGAAAAGTACGGACAGTCGCAGATTTCTTACATGAAAATG TTCTTGATTTCATTGATGATGAAGCTGTAGATGATGCATGGGTTGTGTTATCATATTTGAGTGATGCAGACTGTCTTCTTACTGGTAGTCCATTCACATCATACAACTCAGAAAATATGGCACAACTCATTGCCGCATCTGTTGCAGCACGAGGGGTTCTTTTCGGAAATGCTCATGTGGCTCCCTCACG GTGGCATACTATCCGGAGCCCGAAGCTTTGGCAAACTGAGCAGTCATTTCGATCTAATAAG AACCAGATTTTAAAGGAAAGATTTGATTGTTCAAGTTCCTGTGGTTCCTGCAACTTCTCTGACATAGTCAGAGAATTCAGACCGTTGGAGAGATGGATTGGTCCTCGCAGCGATGGATTGCCTCATGGCAGTAGCTCGCTCTTGGTTGATAAACTCGATGCTGATGGAAGTcaggatgaagaagatgacgacgTGATAGAAGAATGCTAA
- the LOC120646690 gene encoding cell cycle checkpoint protein RAD17-like isoform X5, with product MTWSCQAGSKRKAKELWVDKYAPRSLAELAVHKKKVEDVKKWLEEKLMAPKQTVGGWTLVLTGQTGVGKSATVKAIAADLGAELCEWTTPVPTLWAEHLHANSGLRYISKLEEFENFVEKIRKYAMLCPMSITSKRKLIINLIDDIPVTSGHAAFARLGKCLTGLIQSTQVPTVISLTHYHNSESNDTATWNSEDLDSLLQGSGAHKIAFNPVTTNSIKKILIRICKEERYDAPEELLHQIATSSGGDIRHAIMSLQYYCLDPRRHSSALATSATCAGSKSRNSLVPRQESYGLSSVLPSPCGRDETLTLFHALGKFLHNKRETNCEVNIDLDPFPLQEKLRRNSLKMDVPEKILSQAHGKVRTVADFLHENVLDFIDDEAVDDAWVVLSYLSDADCLLTGSPFTSYNSENMAQLIAASVAARGVLFGNAHVAPSRWHTIRSPKLWQTEQSFRSNKNQILKERFDCSSSCGSCNFSDIVREFRPLERWIGPRSDGLPHGSSSLLVDKLDADGSQDEEDDDVIEEC from the exons ATGACTTGGTCATGTCAG GCAGGATCCAAACGGAAAGCAAAAGAGCTTTGGGTTGACAAGTACGCGCCCCGCTCGTTAGCAGAGCTTGCTGTTCATAAAAAGAAG GTTGAAGATGTAAAGAAATGGTTGGAAGAAAAGCTGATGGCGCCAAAG CAAACAGTTGGAGGATGGACTCTTGTCCTAACTGGGCAAACTGGTGTTGGAAAATCA GCAACTGTGAAAGCGATTGCTGCTGACCTTGGAGCGGAATTATGTGAGTGGACAACTCCAGTACCAACGCTGTGGGCTGAACATCTTCATGCTAATTCAG GATTACGCTATATATCCAAGCTGGAAGAATTTGAAAACTTTGTGGAGAAAATAAGAAAATATGCAATGCTTTGTCCAATGAGCATCACTTCCAAAAGAAAGCTGATTATTAATCTGATTGATGACATCCCTGTAACAAGTGGACATGCTGCTTTTGCAAGACTAGGAAAATGCTTAACTGGTTTGATTCAAAGTACCCAAGTACCAACTGTCATTTCACTTACTCACTATCACAACAGTGAGAGTAATGATACTGCGACGTGGAACTCTGAGGACCTTGACTCCTTACTTCAAGGTTCTGGTGCTCATAAG ATTGCTTTCAATCCGGTAACCACAAATTCTATCAAGAAAATTCTTATTCGAATAtgcaaagaagaaagatatgATGCACCTGAAGAACTACTGCATCAAATAGCAACATCCAGTGGAGGTGACATCAGACATGCAATAATGTCTCTTCAATATTATTGCCTTGATCCTAGAAGGCATAGTTCTGCACTGGCAACAAGTGCTACTTGTGCTGGTTCAAAGAGTCGTAATTCTCTGGTTCCACGGCAGGAGAGCTATGGCCTCAGCAGTGTACTACCCTCTCCATGTGGAAGAGATGAGACTCTTACACTATTTCATGCCTTGGGGAAATTTTTGCACAATAAGAGGGAAACTAATTGTGAAGTTAATATTG ACCTGGATCCGTTCCCTCTTCAAGAAAAACTGAGAAGAAATTCACTCAAAATGGATGTTCCTGAAAAGATTCTTTCACAAGCACACGGAAAAGTACGGACAGTCGCAGATTTCTTACATGAAAATG TTCTTGATTTCATTGATGATGAAGCTGTAGATGATGCATGGGTTGTGTTATCATATTTGAGTGATGCAGACTGTCTTCTTACTGGTAGTCCATTCACATCATACAACTCAGAAAATATGGCACAACTCATTGCCGCATCTGTTGCAGCACGAGGGGTTCTTTTCGGAAATGCTCATGTGGCTCCCTCACG GTGGCATACTATCCGGAGCCCGAAGCTTTGGCAAACTGAGCAGTCATTTCGATCTAATAAG AACCAGATTTTAAAGGAAAGATTTGATTGTTCAAGTTCCTGTGGTTCCTGCAACTTCTCTGACATAGTCAGAGAATTCAGACCGTTGGAGAGATGGATTGGTCCTCGCAGCGATGGATTGCCTCATGGCAGTAGCTCGCTCTTGGTTGATAAACTCGATGCTGATGGAAGTcaggatgaagaagatgacgacgTGATAGAAGAATGCTAA
- the LOC120646691 gene encoding protein EARLY-RESPONSIVE TO DEHYDRATION 7, chloroplastic-like, which produces MASASSNAKQSLYPAVDQSHPDLNTPFYSAPTTSTSGSAAGGSLYPTVDPNELAENLFPETAEEDAAPPPPTTEETVVAVPGAQLHLVDPDRSLDLGAGTLSVVRLRQGDHSVAVLARLTPEKQHQRRGLFRLFSSGRSGGDGAEQEPVQWPLTRDVAAVKLDPAHYFFSLHVPHTDHPDDKDDAEEGADEAETALSYGLTVAGKGQEKVLGKLDRVLEEYTTFSVKQVEAAAKEKSEVMDSRAVAEITPEEAVGDKKEVVEEKAAAFWTTIAPNVDDYSSSVARLIARGSGQLVRGIIWCGNITAEGLRHGEAVGKKSVGPSAKPTQVKPSTLRRMKRARRVTKMSNRVANSILSGVLKVTGFVTSTVMNSKPAQKFFKLMPGEVILASLDGFGKIWDAVEVSGKNVMQTSSVVTTSVVTHRYGEQAGEATQNYLHATGNALGAAWAVFKIRKALDPKGNMKKSSIVSQAAHAVAKESNARQKKK; this is translated from the exons ATGGCTTCCGCCTCCTCGAATGCCAAGCAGAGCCTGTACCCCGCGGTGGATCAGTCCCACCCCGATCTCAACACCCCCTTCTACTCCGcgcccaccacctccacctccggcagcgccgccggcggttCCCTCTACCCCACCGTCGATCCCAACGAGCTCGCCGAGAACCTCTTCCCCGAGACGGCCGAGGaggacgccgcgccgccgccgcccaccaccgAGGAGACCGTCGTCGCGGTCCCGGGCGCGCAGCTCCACCTCGTCGACCCCGACCGCAGCCTCGACCTCGGCGCGGGCACGCTCTCCGTCGTGCGCCTCCGCCAGGGGGACCACTCCGTCGCCGTCCTCGCGCGCCTGACCCCTGAGAAGCAACACCAGCGCCGTGGCCTCTTCCGCCTCTTCAGCAGCGGGCGgtccggcggcgatggcgccgaGCAGGAGCCCGTGCAGTGGCCGCTCACCCGCGACGTCGCGGCGGTCAAGCTCGACCCCGCGCACTACTTCTTCTCGCTCCATGTCCCGCACACGGACCACCCGGACGACAAGGATGACGCGGAGGAGGGCGCGGACGAGGCGGAGACGGCGCTGAGCTACGGCCTCACGGTCGCTGGAAAGGGGCAGGAGAAGGTACTGGGGAAGCTGGACAGAGTCCTGGAGGAGTACACCACCTTCTCGGTGaagcaggtggaggcggcggcgaaggagaaGTCGGAGGTGATGGACTCGAGGGCGGTGGCCGAGATCACTCCCGAGGAGGCTGTCGGGGATAAGAAGGAGGTTGtcgaggagaaggcggcggcgttctggacGACGATCGCGCCGAACGTGGACGACTACAGCTCGTCGGTGGCGAGGCTGATTGCTCGAGGCTCCGGGCAGCTAGTGAGGGGCATCATCTGGTGCGGGAACATCACGGCAGAGGGCCTGCGGCATGGAGAAGCGGTGGGGAAGAAGAGCGTGGGGCCCAGCGCGAAACCGACGCAGGTGAAGCCCAGCACTTTGAGGAGGATGAAGAG GGCTAGGAGGGTTACAAAGATGTCCAACAGGGTGGCAAATTCGATCCTGTCTGGCGTTCTGAAGGTCACAGGCTTTGTCACAAGCACTGTGATGAACTCCAAACCAGCACAAAAGTTCTTCAAGTTGATGCCTGGAGAAGTTATTCTTGCCTCACTTGATGGATTCG GTAAAATATGGGATGCTGTTGAGGTGTCTGGCAAGAATGTGATGCAGACATCATCAGTTGTGACAACTTCTGTTGTAACACACAG ATACGGTGAGCAAGCAGGGGAGGCCACACAGAATTACCTCCACGCTACAGGAAATGCTCTCGGAGCAGCGTGGGCTGTGTTCAAGATTAGGAAAGCACTTGACCCGAAGGGCAATATGAAGAAGTCGTCCATCGTCAGCCAAGCAGCGCACGCTGTGGCCAAAGAATCAAATGCCAGGCAAAAGAAGAAGTGA